CCGCCCCTCGCTGGTAGCCGATGATTTCCCGTACGGCTTCGCTGATCATTTTTCGAGGAACCGGATTAATGGCTGGCTCTCCCGGTGGGATGGGAAGTCCTTTTTTTCTTGCAATCCCAATTCCTTCGCCAGCAAGAAGGCGGAGGGTGGCATCCTGACGCCAGGCTACGGTGGCCATGATTTTAGCTCCATTGGTAATGTCCGGATCGTCACCGGCATCTTTTATAACATAGCAGGAACTGGTGGTTGCTGTATATTCGGAACCCAGGATCTCAAAAGATTTTTCTTCTCCCTGTAATATCAGAGAAGCGTGGGTAACCGCCTGTTGCTCCAACAACATGGTTGCCGCTGCTTTGGAAGCGGCGGCGGCACAGGCTCCTGTGGTAAATCCTTTTTTCAGATGCTTTTTTGCCATTTCATCACAACCCTTGGAGTAATAGGGAACTCATCCTGTTTAACACTTCATTGTCTTTTTCATTGTGCTTTTTCATTGCCTTTTCAATAGTGCGTTCACCATTGCAGCGGCTACGGTACTGCCACCTTTTCGGCCCTGGACGGAAATACTGGGTACATCGTAATTCAGTAACATTTCCTTGGATTCGGCGGCTCCTACAAATCCTACGGGGGCACCGATCACCAGCTGAGGAGTTATTTGTTGCCGATCCATCAGTTGACATAAGCGAAACAGGGCTGTTGGTGCGTTTCCAAATACATAGATACTGGTGTCCGGATCTTCCACTGCTTTTTCCAGAGCCAGGGCAGAACGGGTGCGTCCCTGTTCTTTAGCCAAGGCGGCCACTTCCGGATCATCTACCAGGCAATAGCCTTCCATGCCCAAAGCTTTTAGTTTTCGCTTATTAATCCCGGAAAGAGCCATTCGGGTATCTGTATATATTTTTTTCCCCGGCTGAAAAACCGATTCCGGCCGAAAGCCTTCCGGCCAATGAAAATGCAATAAATTTGCGTAGGTAAAATCCGCCGTTGTATGAATCACCCGCAGGATCATATCTTCCATTTCCGGATGCGATAAAGGTTCTGTTAACTCTGATCGGATAATCTGAAAGCTTTTTTCTTCAATTTTTTCTGGATTCCATTCGATTTCCATCTGCTTATTTCTCCCTCCGTATGCCGCCAGCAATCATTTGATGCCGTCGTGGTGGCTCGTAATGATGCCGGCAGGATAATACTTGCCATCCTTTAGAAAACCTTTCTTCATCTAAAGCTTCCGGTTCAAATAAGAGGCCAAGGGTACTGCCGCTATGAGAAACATTCAGGCCTA
Above is a window of Tindallia californiensis DNA encoding:
- a CDS encoding precorrin-8X methylmutase, whose translation is MEIEWNPEKIEEKSFQIIRSELTEPLSHPEMEDMILRVIHTTADFTYANLLHFHWPEGFRPESVFQPGKKIYTDTRMALSGINKRKLKALGMEGYCLVDDPEVAALAKEQGRTRSALALEKAVEDPDTSIYVFGNAPTALFRLCQLMDRQQITPQLVIGAPVGFVGAAESKEMLLNYDVPSISVQGRKGGSTVAAAMVNALLKRQ